The DNA region ACGCGCGCTGGGCGGAGCGGACGGGGGCCGGGCCCGCCGCGGCCGCGCGTCGCCGGCTCAGGGGGAAGGCGGCCGTTCGCCGTGCCAGGAGCGCCAGAGCGCGGCGTAGGCGCCGTCCGCTGCCACGAGCTCGTCGTGGGTGCCCAGTTCGCTGATCCGGCCGTCCTCCATCACGGCCACTCGGTCGGCGTCGTGGGCCGTCTGCAGGCGGTGTGCGATGGCGACGACGGTCCGGCCTTCGAGGACGGCGGCCAGCGCCCGTTCCGTGTGCCGGGCGGTCCTCGGGTCCAGGAGCGCGGTGGCCTCGTCGAGTATCAGCGTGTGCGGGTCGGCCAGCACCACGCGCGCCAGGGCGAGCTGCTGTGCCCGGGCGCCGTCCGGCCGATGCCCTCCGTGGCCCAGATCGGTGTCCAGGCCGTCCGGCAGCTCGTCGGCCCAGGCGGCGCCGACGGCGGCGAGTGCCGCGCGCAGTTCGGCGTCGGTGGCGCCGGCCGAGGCGATCCTCAGGTTGTCCCGGACCGTGCCGAGGAAGACGTGGTGCTCCTGGGTGACCAGGACGACGTGCCGGCGCAGCCGGTCGGGGTCCAGGCCGGCGACCGGGACCCGGCCGACCGTCACCGAGCCGGTGCGCGGTGCGTCCATGCCCGCCAGCAGTCTGCCCAGGGTGGTCTTGCCCGCGCCGGAGGGGCCGACGATCGCCAGCCGCTCGCCGGGACGGACCGTCAGGCCGACACCGTGCAGGACGTCGTCCCCGTCGTCGTAGGCGTAGTGCACATCCGTCACTTCGATCCGGTCGTCGGCCGGCGCGGGGGAGGCGGCCGGTGGGGTGTGCGCCGCCGGACCGAGGCCCTCGACCCTGGCGAACGAGGCGCTGCTGCTCTGCAGCTGTTCCAGCCGCTGGAGGATGGTGTCCAGCGGCTGGGAGAGCTGCCGCAGATAGAGGGCCGAGGCGACCACTGCGCCGAGGCTCACCGTGCCGTGCTCGTGCAGTACGCCGCCGATCAGCAGGACACCGGCCACCGGAATGACGTACGAGATGTCCACGGCCGGGAAGAGCACACTGCGCAGGAACAGCGTCCGGGTCCGGGTGGTCCAGCACTCTTCGATGGCCTCCTGGCATGCCGTGATGCGGCGCTGCTGAAGCCCGAGGGCCTCGACGGTGCGGGCGCCGGCGGCGGTGGCCGCGAGCTGTTCCGCGAGCGCCGAGTTGGCGGCTCCCTCATCCAGGTACGCGGTGAGCGCCCGGCGCAGATACCAGCGGGCGGCGAACCAGATCCCGAGCAGACCCAGCACCCCGCACGCACCGAGCAGCGGGTCGAGCGCGAAGACCGCGCCGAGGATGAACAGCGCCTGGACCGTGGCGATGAGGACCTCCGG from Streptomyces sp. NBC_01591 includes:
- a CDS encoding ABC transporter ATP-binding protein; this encodes MTAGSGPAPQALPIAEPSRIRRAALRLIRLDGRVFAAMIGLNALAAGAGLVGPWLLGRIIDEVGAGGGVATVDRLALTILVFAVAQLLLARYAGYVGHRFGERTLARIREQFADRALALPAPVVERAGTGDLMTRGTTDVASVGATLRDAGPEVLIATVQALFILGAVFALDPLLGACGVLGLLGIWFAARWYLRRALTAYLDEGAANSALAEQLAATAAGARTVEALGLQQRRITACQEAIEECWTTRTRTLFLRSVLFPAVDISYVIPVAGVLLIGGVLHEHGTVSLGAVVASALYLRQLSQPLDTILQRLEQLQSSSASFARVEGLGPAAHTPPAASPAPADDRIEVTDVHYAYDDGDDVLHGVGLTVRPGERLAIVGPSGAGKTTLGRLLAGMDAPRTGSVTVGRVPVAGLDPDRLRRHVVLVTQEHHVFLGTVRDNLRIASAGATDAELRAALAAVGAAWADELPDGLDTDLGHGGHRPDGARAQQLALARVVLADPHTLILDEATALLDPRTARHTERALAAVLEGRTVVAIAHRLQTAHDADRVAVMEDGRISELGTHDELVAADGAYAALWRSWHGERPPSP